In Mycetocola zhujimingii, one DNA window encodes the following:
- a CDS encoding ABC transporter permease subunit, protein MTTHTLDSAPESRQARMPSAGSAGPLRFVGILRSEAIKLRSLRSTVWSYAVLVLVSVGLAVLLAATLASAPDEQLPADAQTAVVMQVIAFPIGFAQLVAAVLGVLFIAGEYGTGMVRSTFTAVPRRLSVLWAKSVVLFAATFVVGLIATVGGYLASAPFLARSGIIAPLGDPDVVRAAVGGALYLALIAVFSLGIGTMVRNSAGGIAIVLGIILILPTVLQVIPTDWAANLVPYVISDAGLGALGLQSDVPGALEPWQQLLIVLGWVAASLAAGATLMKRRDA, encoded by the coding sequence ATGACGACACACACTCTCGATTCCGCGCCCGAATCGCGACAAGCGCGGATGCCATCGGCTGGGTCAGCCGGTCCGCTTCGCTTCGTCGGGATACTGCGTTCGGAGGCGATCAAGCTCCGCAGCCTCCGTTCGACCGTCTGGTCGTACGCGGTCCTCGTGCTGGTCTCGGTTGGGCTCGCGGTGCTACTGGCCGCCACGCTCGCGAGCGCCCCGGACGAGCAGCTTCCGGCAGACGCGCAGACCGCGGTCGTCATGCAGGTGATTGCCTTCCCCATTGGCTTCGCGCAGCTCGTCGCCGCGGTCCTCGGTGTGCTCTTCATCGCGGGCGAGTACGGCACCGGGATGGTGCGGTCCACGTTCACGGCCGTGCCCCGCCGCCTGTCGGTGCTGTGGGCCAAGAGTGTCGTGCTCTTCGCCGCAACATTCGTCGTCGGGCTCATCGCGACGGTCGGCGGGTACCTGGCCAGTGCACCCTTCCTGGCGAGAAGCGGGATCATTGCGCCCCTCGGTGACCCGGATGTCGTACGCGCCGCGGTCGGAGGAGCGCTCTACCTCGCCCTCATCGCCGTTTTCTCACTCGGTATCGGAACCATGGTTCGCAACTCGGCCGGTGGCATCGCGATAGTTCTCGGGATCATTCTGATCCTGCCGACCGTGCTGCAGGTCATCCCGACGGACTGGGCAGCGAACCTGGTGCCGTACGTCATCTCAGATGCGGGCCTTGGCGCCCTCGGCCTACAATCGGATGTCCCCGGCGCCCTCGAGCCGTGGCAGCAACTGCTCATCGTGCTCGGTTGGGTTGCTGCCTCCCTCGCCGCCGGTGCCACCCTGATGAAGCGGAGAGACGCCTGA
- the pip gene encoding prolyl aminopeptidase, with the protein MREMYPEIEPYDTGHLDVGDGQLIYWETSGNPGGKPVVFLHGGPGGGTTPSQRRVFDPDKYRIVLFDQRGCGKSTPHASAPEADLETNTTWHLVADIEKLREHLGVDTWQVFGGSWGSSLALAYAQTHTDRVSELVLRGIFTLRQVELDWFYEGGASAVFPDLWQGFLEPVPVDQRRNLIRAYSTLLNDPDPAVHEPAAVAWSRWESSTITLLPNEANIARFTEPAYAVAFARIENHYFMNGGWWEEGQLIRDAPKLAGIPTVIVQGRYDMCTPPMTAWALAEAMPHAELKMIPDAGHAFDEPGILDALIEATDRFAS; encoded by the coding sequence ATGCGCGAGATGTATCCGGAGATTGAACCGTATGACACAGGCCACCTGGATGTGGGTGACGGTCAGCTGATCTACTGGGAGACGAGCGGTAACCCGGGCGGCAAGCCCGTCGTCTTCCTGCACGGCGGGCCCGGCGGCGGAACGACCCCGAGCCAGCGCCGCGTCTTCGATCCGGACAAGTACCGCATCGTCCTCTTCGACCAGCGCGGCTGTGGCAAGAGCACGCCGCACGCGAGCGCGCCGGAAGCGGACCTCGAGACGAATACCACCTGGCACCTGGTCGCCGACATCGAGAAGCTGCGTGAACACCTCGGCGTGGATACCTGGCAGGTCTTCGGTGGGTCGTGGGGCAGCTCGCTCGCCCTCGCGTACGCACAGACCCACACCGATCGGGTGTCTGAACTCGTCCTCCGGGGCATCTTCACCCTGCGCCAGGTCGAGCTTGACTGGTTCTACGAGGGTGGCGCATCCGCTGTCTTTCCTGACCTGTGGCAGGGCTTTCTCGAGCCGGTGCCTGTCGATCAGCGCCGCAATCTCATCCGTGCGTATTCGACGCTCCTCAACGACCCGGACCCGGCCGTGCACGAGCCGGCGGCGGTTGCCTGGTCGCGCTGGGAATCGTCGACCATCACTCTTCTCCCCAACGAGGCGAACATTGCGCGCTTCACCGAACCCGCATACGCCGTCGCATTCGCCCGCATCGAGAACCACTACTTCATGAACGGCGGGTGGTGGGAGGAAGGACAGCTGATTCGGGATGCTCCGAAGCTCGCCGGCATCCCCACCGTCATCGTGCAGGGTCGATACGACATGTGCACGCCGCCGATGACGGCGTGGGCGCTCGCCGAAGCGATGCCGCACGCCGAGCTGAAGATGATTCCGGATGCCGGGCACGCGTTCGATGAACCGGGAATCCTCGATGCGCTGATCGAAGCCACCGATCGTTTCGCCTCCTAG
- a CDS encoding endo-1,3-alpha-glucanase family glycosylhydrolase, producing MKSPTIDHIDPEVRLSPRRRLFAGAVVVALAWSVLTPLAAPAVAATTEVVLSPTAATWTSARLPGTPLGDKPYLSASSSQDTSYLKFDGKQFAGKKVVKASLELSVSFSTATAGGVVAYPTSTTWSESSLTHQNRPALGPTALNTALVLAKTGARLSVPLSDLSAVSATQMAFGLRYSQQYVSNNFSLAQSDLPKLRVTVEDAAIAKPVAPPVVPPVGTNGKKVFAHYFPPYPISIDNAAPANDYYEKNYLTVDGEGGIHASYGGLLRDRPETRAPLSGSDWRVQDLKTEVRQAMAAGIDGFTLNIMGLSGRNWDASINLMKAAAAVSPDFTIIPMIDGTASIGSQSATAIATKLAELYQYSSAERASNGEYALSSFKAENKGVSWWSSIIQALKSRNIPVTFTAIFLNASDANMKAFAPISDGVGNWGTRTVATVTGGPNNAARAHAMGLKWMAPVAVQDVRARSFIYDESGNTETLRATWNRAIDEGADSVQIATWNDYSESTHFAPSVAHGSAFLDISRHYAAEFKTGKFTISDDAIYVTHRIHAVAAVPQITLTKTMSPTLSGNGTPPRDTVEVLTLLKAAASVTVTVGGKAVSYNAPAGVFAKTFPLAVGKVSATASRNGAAIDSVVSPHTVVTRPLVQDLQYYAASSRD from the coding sequence ATGAAGTCACCGACAATAGATCACATCGACCCTGAGGTTCGACTGTCACCGCGCCGGCGGCTCTTCGCTGGCGCTGTTGTTGTTGCCCTTGCCTGGTCGGTTCTGACACCACTTGCCGCCCCAGCGGTTGCGGCGACCACTGAGGTCGTGCTGTCACCGACCGCCGCCACCTGGACATCGGCGCGGCTACCAGGCACTCCTCTCGGCGACAAGCCATACCTGAGCGCGTCCAGCTCGCAGGACACGTCGTATCTCAAGTTTGACGGTAAGCAGTTTGCGGGCAAGAAGGTCGTCAAAGCGTCGCTGGAATTGAGTGTCTCGTTCAGCACGGCGACGGCGGGGGGAGTTGTTGCCTACCCGACCTCGACCACGTGGAGTGAAAGTTCTCTCACCCACCAGAACCGGCCGGCACTGGGGCCTACAGCCCTCAACACCGCGTTGGTGCTCGCCAAGACCGGTGCGAGACTGTCGGTGCCCCTGAGTGACCTCAGCGCCGTCTCCGCCACGCAGATGGCCTTCGGGTTGCGGTACTCGCAGCAGTATGTCAGCAACAATTTTTCGCTTGCCCAGTCTGACCTTCCGAAGCTGCGGGTCACTGTCGAGGACGCGGCTATCGCCAAACCGGTCGCACCGCCAGTGGTTCCGCCAGTCGGTACCAATGGCAAGAAGGTTTTTGCACATTATTTCCCGCCGTATCCGATTTCGATTGATAACGCAGCGCCTGCGAACGACTACTACGAGAAAAACTACTTGACGGTCGACGGCGAGGGCGGTATCCACGCGTCGTACGGCGGACTCTTGAGGGACCGACCGGAGACTCGCGCTCCTCTCTCAGGTTCCGACTGGCGCGTTCAGGATTTGAAGACTGAAGTTCGGCAGGCGATGGCGGCGGGCATCGATGGCTTCACGCTCAACATCATGGGTCTTTCCGGTCGAAATTGGGATGCCAGCATCAACCTCATGAAGGCAGCCGCCGCAGTAAGCCCGGACTTCACGATTATTCCGATGATCGACGGGACCGCAAGCATCGGATCGCAAAGCGCCACAGCGATCGCCACAAAGCTCGCGGAACTCTACCAATACTCGTCCGCAGAGAGGGCGTCCAACGGCGAATACGCGTTGTCGTCGTTCAAGGCCGAGAACAAGGGAGTGAGCTGGTGGTCGTCGATCATCCAGGCGCTCAAATCCCGGAACATTCCCGTCACGTTCACCGCTATCTTCCTCAACGCGAGTGATGCAAACATGAAAGCCTTTGCTCCGATTAGCGATGGGGTCGGCAACTGGGGAACACGAACGGTAGCAACGGTCACAGGTGGGCCGAATAACGCTGCGCGCGCCCACGCCATGGGGCTGAAGTGGATGGCACCGGTGGCAGTTCAAGACGTACGCGCACGTTCATTCATTTACGATGAGTCGGGGAACACGGAGACGCTCCGCGCCACGTGGAACCGCGCGATTGACGAGGGAGCGGATTCCGTACAGATTGCGACCTGGAATGACTACAGCGAATCGACCCACTTCGCCCCATCTGTTGCCCACGGTTCCGCGTTCCTTGACATCTCCCGACACTACGCGGCGGAATTCAAGACGGGAAAATTCACCATCTCGGATGACGCCATCTATGTGACTCATCGCATTCACGCTGTGGCGGCGGTTCCTCAAATCACCCTCACAAAGACGATGTCTCCGACGCTGAGCGGCAACGGAACACCGCCCCGTGACACTGTCGAGGTGTTGACGCTGCTGAAGGCGGCGGCGAGTGTCACCGTCACGGTGGGTGGCAAGGCCGTTTCGTACAATGCACCGGCCGGAGTGTTTGCCAAGACGTTCCCCCTCGCGGTAGGGAAGGTTTCGGCGACTGCCTCCAGAAACGGAGCGGCCATCGACTCCGTCGTCTCGCCGCATACTGTCGTCACAAGGCCCCTTGTGCAGGATCTGCAGTATTACGCAGCAAGCAGCAGGGATTGA
- a CDS encoding response regulator: MIVDDQDLLRMGLAMVLAAESDMVVVGEAADGETAVERAMALQPDVILMDVRMPALDGIEATRRIVADRQNARVIILTTFDLDEYAFGGLNAGASGFLLKDAPPAELLAAVRAVATGEAIVSPRITRRMLDLYGGKLPVAGSEATSAQLAALTQRERQVLVAVGEGLSNPEIASRLFLSESTVKTHVGRILSKLDLRDRVQAVILAHREGLV; this comes from the coding sequence ATGATCGTTGATGACCAGGACCTGTTGCGGATGGGACTCGCGATGGTTCTCGCCGCGGAAAGCGACATGGTCGTTGTCGGTGAAGCCGCCGACGGTGAGACAGCTGTCGAGCGGGCGATGGCGCTGCAACCCGATGTCATTCTCATGGACGTGCGGATGCCTGCCCTCGACGGAATCGAGGCGACCCGCCGGATCGTGGCGGACCGCCAGAATGCCCGCGTCATCATTCTGACGACGTTTGACCTCGACGAGTACGCGTTCGGTGGACTCAACGCGGGGGCGAGCGGATTCCTGCTGAAAGACGCGCCGCCTGCCGAACTGCTTGCCGCGGTCAGGGCGGTTGCCACTGGCGAGGCGATTGTCTCGCCTCGCATCACGCGACGCATGCTCGACCTCTACGGCGGCAAACTGCCCGTCGCTGGGTCGGAGGCGACATCGGCGCAGCTCGCTGCCCTGACCCAGCGCGAACGCCAGGTGCTCGTCGCCGTCGGGGAGGGGCTCTCCAATCCCGAAATTGCCTCGCGCCTGTTTCTCTCCGAATCAACGGTCAAGACCCACGTCGGGCGCATCCTGTCGAAGCTCGACCTTCGGGACAGGGTGCAAGCGGTGATCCTCGCGCACCGGGAAGGCCTCGTCTAG
- a CDS encoding SDR family oxidoreductase → MSRIVIIGGHGKISRILTSQLVENGDEVVSVFRNADHSSEISALGAEPVVCDIETASVDDLVPILTGADAVVFAAGAGPNSGAERKHTVDYEGSVKSMKAAERAGVKRFVQVSAMGIDGEVDTSDDVWAAYVAAKRNADIELKKTSLDWTILRPGALTDDEPTGLVTLATETERGSIPRADVASLIAAALTFPETAGFTWEAISGETPIPAAIAAAVAAG, encoded by the coding sequence ATGAGCCGAATCGTCATCATCGGAGGACACGGCAAGATCAGCCGCATCCTCACCTCACAGCTCGTCGAGAACGGCGACGAGGTCGTCAGCGTCTTCCGCAACGCTGACCACTCGTCGGAAATCAGTGCACTCGGCGCAGAGCCGGTCGTCTGCGACATCGAGACGGCGAGCGTCGACGACCTCGTCCCGATCCTCACCGGGGCGGATGCTGTCGTGTTCGCGGCGGGCGCGGGCCCCAATTCCGGCGCGGAACGCAAGCACACCGTTGACTACGAGGGCTCGGTCAAGTCCATGAAGGCTGCCGAGCGCGCCGGGGTCAAGCGCTTCGTGCAGGTCTCCGCAATGGGAATCGACGGCGAGGTCGACACCAGCGACGACGTCTGGGCCGCTTACGTAGCCGCCAAGCGCAACGCAGACATCGAGCTGAAGAAGACGTCACTCGACTGGACGATCCTCCGGCCCGGTGCACTCACGGACGACGAGCCGACAGGCCTCGTCACCCTCGCGACCGAGACCGAACGGGGCTCAATCCCCCGCGCGGATGTCGCATCACTGATCGCCGCAGCACTGACCTTCCCCGAGACAGCCGGCTTCACCTGGGAGGCCATCTCGGGCGAAACCCCGATCCCTGCGGCGATTGCTGCCGCGGTCGCCGCGGGCTAG
- a CDS encoding sensor histidine kinase, which produces MAATAHRARLGCCLPRRRCHPDEAERRLTKTPRSSPARAQQGAVGELRLPAPPGVVRRFWARHTRTADVLVTLVYAIPEVISRVATYGDASMPPAYNTLGLLLGIATSVALYKRRSAPIAALVTSLASTALFIWSEYSLGGLGLMIALYSVAVHHSVRAAWIGLAVAAVTITVTGLLTFGMFDDPWTGVVATTITLCLFAVLIGSNVGNRKRYIGALVDRAGQLARERDQQAQLAAASERSRIAREMHDIVAHSLSVMVRLADGAEAMATKDPEASLTAMRNVGSTGRASLAEMRRLLGVLRDEEDDIASRAPQPTLEELPQLVESYRAAGLPVTLTFTGVPPAGQGAQVTIYRAVQEALTNAIRYAREPREVRVHLECADGAVVLTVTDDGASGRVPPSEGAGRGLIGMAERAALFGGSVTSGRLPRGGWQVRMTMPETGEEP; this is translated from the coding sequence GTGGCAGCAACTGCTCATCGTGCTCGGTTGGGTTGCTGCCTCCCTCGCCGCCGGTGCCACCCTGATGAAGCGGAGAGACGCCTGACCAAGACGCCAAGAAGCTCCCCGGCGCGTGCCCAACAGGGTGCGGTCGGGGAGCTTCGGCTGCCAGCACCGCCCGGGGTCGTCCGGCGGTTCTGGGCCAGGCACACGCGGACAGCTGACGTTCTCGTCACGCTGGTCTACGCGATTCCCGAGGTCATCTCACGAGTCGCCACGTACGGGGACGCATCCATGCCGCCGGCGTACAACACGCTCGGTCTGCTGCTGGGGATCGCCACATCGGTCGCTCTCTATAAACGACGGAGCGCCCCCATCGCTGCTCTTGTCACGTCACTCGCCAGCACCGCTCTGTTTATCTGGAGCGAGTACAGTCTGGGCGGACTCGGCCTCATGATCGCGCTGTACTCCGTTGCGGTGCACCACAGTGTTCGAGCGGCGTGGATCGGTCTCGCCGTCGCGGCGGTGACCATCACGGTCACCGGGCTTCTCACATTCGGTATGTTCGACGATCCGTGGACGGGCGTGGTCGCCACCACCATCACCCTCTGCCTGTTTGCGGTTCTCATCGGGAGCAACGTCGGCAACCGTAAACGCTACATCGGGGCGCTCGTCGACCGGGCAGGTCAACTGGCGCGTGAACGTGACCAGCAGGCGCAACTGGCCGCGGCATCCGAACGATCCAGAATCGCCCGGGAGATGCACGACATCGTGGCGCACAGCCTTTCCGTCATGGTGCGGCTGGCGGACGGCGCTGAAGCCATGGCAACGAAGGATCCCGAAGCGTCACTGACTGCGATGCGCAATGTCGGTTCGACCGGGCGTGCCTCGCTCGCCGAGATGAGGCGACTGCTCGGTGTGCTGCGCGATGAGGAGGACGACATCGCGTCGCGGGCTCCGCAACCCACGCTCGAGGAGTTGCCACAGCTGGTTGAAAGTTACCGTGCGGCCGGGCTTCCGGTGACGCTTACCTTTACCGGTGTTCCTCCAGCGGGACAGGGCGCACAGGTCACGATCTATCGTGCTGTCCAGGAGGCGCTGACGAACGCCATTCGCTACGCGAGGGAGCCGCGTGAGGTGCGAGTTCACTTGGAATGTGCCGATGGCGCCGTCGTTCTTACTGTGACCGACGATGGTGCGTCCGGCCGGGTGCCGCCGTCGGAGGGCGCCGGGCGAGGGCTGATCGGAATGGCTGAGCGCGCGGCTCTGTTCGGCGGATCAGTGACGAGTGGCCGACTCCCGCGGGGCGGCTGGCAGGTACGCATGACCATGCCCGAGACAGGAGAAGAGCCGTGA
- a CDS encoding neutral zinc metallopeptidase → MTFNPDSDISGSNVRKRGRGTAIGVGGGGLAVVAVFLIAQFTGIDLSGFIGGGGEAGGSAPSSTSLSEQCKTGEDANESVECLMVGAGSSIDDFWIDNYSTVASGEYRKPGFDLFESSTTTACGAASSSTGPFYCPGDETIFVDTSFFAQLRQPPFDTTGGPLAQLYIAAHEWGHHIQAISGIMESADRTGTGPDSDSVRIELQADCFAGAWVAGASETEDENGVTYLERPTAAQIADALDAAAAVGDDRIQAGSGQGVNSEAWTHGSSEQRQRWFNAGREGGPGACDTFAVDGSQL, encoded by the coding sequence GTGACCTTCAATCCAGACTCAGACATCTCCGGCAGCAACGTACGCAAGCGTGGTCGTGGAACAGCGATCGGCGTCGGCGGTGGTGGACTCGCTGTCGTGGCGGTCTTCCTCATCGCCCAGTTCACCGGGATCGACCTGAGCGGGTTCATCGGCGGCGGCGGGGAAGCCGGCGGTTCGGCGCCATCCTCCACATCCCTCAGCGAACAGTGCAAGACGGGCGAGGACGCCAACGAGAGCGTCGAGTGCCTCATGGTCGGGGCAGGGTCGTCGATCGACGACTTCTGGATCGACAACTACAGCACGGTCGCGAGCGGCGAGTACCGTAAGCCCGGATTCGACCTCTTCGAATCATCCACAACGACGGCGTGCGGTGCGGCATCGAGTTCGACCGGTCCGTTCTACTGCCCCGGCGACGAAACGATCTTCGTCGACACCTCATTCTTTGCGCAGCTGCGCCAGCCGCCGTTCGATACCACGGGTGGCCCGCTCGCCCAGTTGTACATCGCGGCACACGAGTGGGGGCACCACATCCAGGCGATCTCGGGAATCATGGAGTCCGCCGACCGCACGGGAACCGGGCCGGACTCCGATTCCGTGCGCATCGAGCTCCAGGCCGACTGCTTTGCCGGCGCCTGGGTAGCCGGAGCGAGCGAGACCGAAGACGAGAACGGTGTGACATACCTCGAGCGGCCGACAGCGGCTCAGATTGCCGACGCGCTCGACGCCGCCGCGGCGGTCGGTGACGACCGCATCCAGGCGGGATCCGGCCAGGGCGTGAACTCCGAGGCGTGGACCCACGGGTCAAGCGAACAGCGGCAGCGCTGGTTCAACGCCGGCCGCGAGGGTGGACCCGGCGCCTGCGATACGTTCGCGGTGGACGGCTCCCAGCTCTAG
- a CDS encoding TetR/AcrR family transcriptional regulator C-terminal domain-containing protein produces MTANDGEGTADPDRTLALLWRHTLGEQPGARGPKQKTTVDAVVANGIALADEEGLEAFSMRKVAERMGMGVMSLYTYVPGREDLIGLMVDQVTGEIPHPQLAGDLRSRLDTVARHLWAECRRHPWLLSVDTSRPALGPHISDRYEWELSAVEGIGLSDIDMDQMVTLVAGFVLSAARMARDMDQTQQRSGVSDAEWWAANAPVLEKVMDGSRYPLAGRVGQAVGEVYQAASNPQLAFEFGLARVLDGIMAYVAAGR; encoded by the coding sequence ATGACCGCGAACGATGGTGAAGGCACGGCTGACCCGGATCGCACGCTGGCGCTGCTCTGGCGCCACACCCTGGGGGAGCAGCCCGGTGCTCGCGGGCCGAAGCAGAAGACGACGGTGGACGCCGTCGTCGCGAACGGCATCGCCCTTGCGGATGAGGAGGGGCTCGAGGCGTTCTCGATGCGCAAGGTCGCCGAGCGCATGGGAATGGGCGTGATGAGCCTGTACACCTATGTGCCAGGGCGGGAGGACCTGATCGGGCTCATGGTCGACCAGGTCACCGGTGAGATCCCGCACCCACAGCTCGCTGGCGACCTGCGCTCCCGGCTGGATACCGTTGCGCGGCACCTCTGGGCCGAGTGTCGCCGGCATCCCTGGCTGCTCTCGGTCGACACGTCGCGGCCGGCGCTCGGACCGCACATCTCCGACCGCTACGAGTGGGAGCTCTCCGCCGTCGAGGGAATCGGTCTCAGCGACATCGACATGGACCAGATGGTGACTTTGGTCGCGGGGTTCGTGCTCAGCGCAGCGCGGATGGCGCGCGACATGGACCAGACCCAGCAGCGGTCGGGCGTAAGCGACGCCGAATGGTGGGCCGCGAACGCGCCGGTGCTCGAGAAGGTCATGGACGGGTCGAGGTACCCGCTCGCCGGACGCGTCGGGCAGGCTGTCGGAGAGGTGTACCAGGCGGCGAGCAACCCGCAGCTGGCGTTCGAGTTCGGGCTCGCCCGCGTACTCGACGGGATCATGGCCTACGTCGCTGCCGGTCGGTAG
- a CDS encoding aldo/keto reductase family protein translates to MDNRYLGNSGLKISEIIYGNWLTHGSQVENDTAKQCVAAALESGITTFDTADAYANTAAETVLGEALASERRESLEIFTKVYWPTGPMGPNDSGLSRKHIMESIHGSLTRLDTDYVDLYQAHRYDHHTPLEETMQAFADIVRQGKALYIGVSEWNADQLRRGSALAKELGFQLISNQPQYSMLWRVIEEEVVPASRELGISQIVWSPVAQGILSGKYLPGQPLPEGSRATDAKGGADSVKVFLRDEVLTAVQNLKPIAEEHGLSLAQLAVAWVLANDNVAGAIIGASRPEQVRENVKASGVSLSKETLANIDKVLGSLPETDPAKTKSPEERPS, encoded by the coding sequence ATGGACAATCGCTATCTCGGCAATTCAGGCCTGAAAATCTCCGAAATCATCTACGGCAACTGGCTGACCCACGGGTCACAGGTTGAGAACGACACAGCGAAGCAGTGCGTCGCCGCTGCGCTCGAGAGTGGCATCACAACGTTCGACACCGCTGACGCCTACGCGAACACCGCGGCGGAGACCGTGCTCGGCGAGGCGCTCGCCTCCGAACGACGCGAGTCGCTCGAGATCTTCACGAAGGTGTACTGGCCGACCGGTCCGATGGGCCCCAACGACTCCGGCCTCAGCCGCAAGCACATTATGGAGTCGATTCACGGGTCGCTGACCCGGCTCGACACCGACTATGTCGACCTCTACCAGGCGCACAGGTACGACCACCACACCCCGCTCGAAGAGACGATGCAGGCCTTCGCCGACATTGTCCGCCAGGGAAAGGCGCTGTACATCGGCGTTTCGGAGTGGAACGCAGACCAGCTGCGCCGTGGTTCTGCTCTGGCGAAGGAGCTCGGCTTCCAGCTCATCTCGAACCAGCCGCAGTACTCGATGCTGTGGCGGGTCATCGAGGAAGAGGTCGTGCCCGCCTCCCGCGAGCTCGGCATCTCGCAGATCGTCTGGTCCCCCGTTGCACAGGGCATCCTCTCGGGCAAGTACCTTCCGGGCCAGCCGCTGCCGGAGGGCTCCCGCGCGACAGACGCGAAGGGCGGCGCCGACTCGGTGAAGGTGTTCCTCCGCGACGAGGTGCTCACCGCTGTGCAGAACCTCAAGCCCATTGCCGAGGAGCACGGCCTGAGCCTGGCGCAGCTTGCCGTCGCGTGGGTGCTCGCCAACGACAACGTCGCTGGCGCCATCATCGGCGCTTCCCGCCCCGAGCAGGTGCGCGAGAACGTGAAGGCGTCCGGCGTCAGCCTGTCGAAGGAGACCCTCGCGAACATCGACAAGGTCCTCGGGTCACTGCCCGAGACCGACCCCGCGAAGACAAAGTCACCGGAGGAGCGTCCGTCCTGA
- a CDS encoding ABC transporter ATP-binding protein, producing MIEAHNLTKTYGAKTAVNDVSFTVRPGAVTGFLGPNGAGKSTTMRMIVGLDRPTAGRVTVNGRLYREHTSPLSEVGALLDAKAVHAGRSAENHLLALAATHGIPRSRVKEMIELTGLQSVARKRVGGFSLGMGQRLGIAAALLGDPKTLLLDEPINGLDPEGIRWVRALVRNLAAEGRAVLLSSHLMSEMALTADHLIVLGKGRVIADAPIAEIIGGATQSGVRVRSPRASVLATALTAPGITVTHVEHDLLTVSGLTAGAIGDVAARDGIALHELTPVTASLEEAYLQLTNDDVEYRTGAPVMDLEVSR from the coding sequence ATGATCGAAGCACATAACCTCACCAAGACCTACGGCGCGAAAACCGCCGTGAACGACGTCTCGTTCACCGTGCGGCCAGGCGCAGTCACCGGATTCCTGGGCCCAAACGGCGCGGGCAAGTCAACGACCATGCGCATGATCGTCGGTCTTGACCGTCCTACCGCCGGCCGGGTCACCGTCAACGGCCGGCTCTACCGGGAACACACATCACCGCTGTCCGAGGTCGGAGCCCTGCTCGACGCCAAAGCAGTGCACGCCGGTCGGAGTGCCGAAAACCACCTTCTCGCCCTCGCCGCCACCCACGGCATCCCACGGTCGCGGGTGAAAGAGATGATCGAGCTCACCGGGCTCCAATCGGTGGCCAGAAAACGCGTCGGTGGTTTCTCGCTCGGGATGGGCCAGAGGCTCGGCATCGCCGCTGCCCTGCTCGGTGATCCGAAGACGCTCCTCCTCGACGAACCCATCAACGGGCTCGACCCTGAGGGCATCCGCTGGGTGCGAGCGCTCGTGCGCAACCTGGCAGCCGAAGGTCGCGCGGTGCTGCTCTCGAGTCATCTGATGAGTGAGATGGCGTTGACCGCCGACCATCTCATCGTGCTTGGAAAAGGGCGCGTGATTGCGGATGCCCCCATTGCGGAGATCATCGGCGGTGCCACGCAGTCCGGTGTGCGCGTTCGATCGCCACGGGCATCCGTCCTCGCCACTGCGCTCACCGCTCCTGGAATCACGGTCACACACGTGGAGCACGACCTGCTCACTGTCAGCGGCCTCACGGCGGGAGCCATTGGCGATGTGGCAGCGCGCGACGGAATCGCTCTTCACGAACTCACCCCGGTGACTGCCTCGCTTGAAGAGGCCTACCTGCAACTCACCAACGACGACGTGGAATACCGGACAGGTGCTCCCGTCATGGACCTGGAGGTCTCACGATGA